Proteins co-encoded in one Dreissena polymorpha isolate Duluth1 chromosome 12, UMN_Dpol_1.0, whole genome shotgun sequence genomic window:
- the LOC127854015 gene encoding uncharacterized protein LOC127854015 encodes MSMELRMDELEVYKSHLKRDMTDMNQTVDILSMRIVQLENALCEAEEMQDTRDAEKQEVENKFIEANALSYRRKRGAFKNK; translated from the exons ATGAGTATGGAACTCAGGATGGACGAACTCGAGGTTTACAAGTCCCACTTGAAAAGGGATATG ACGGACATGAACCAGACGGTTGATATTTTGAGCATGCGTATTGTGCAGTTAGAGAACGCGCTTTGCGAGGCAGAAGAAATGCAGGACACCAGGGATGCTGAGAAACAAGAAGTCGAAAACAAATTCATCGAAGCGAACGCTTTG AGTTACAGAAGAAAGAGGGGTGCCTTCAAAAACAAGTAG